Part of the Benincasa hispida cultivar B227 chromosome 11, ASM972705v1, whole genome shotgun sequence genome, AAAGAAAGTTTCTTCTGTTTGGTCGCCTTCTCTTCGGATTTCCGAGCCAACTGATCAACGGTTCCGGGGAAAGAAGCATCGATagcatttttaaatttatcataCAGATTCACACGATCTTTTGTTCCAGAAACCAACATGCTTGCATTTGGTCTTTTAAGGAAATCCAAGACATTCAATAGATTTCTTCTGCAAATCAGAAACTGAGAATCAACATAGACATCTCATTCACACCAAATGGAACTATGGAAATGAGAAAGCTAAAGTACACCAAAGTTTACTCAATATATGAAGGTGCATATTAACTTAGGGAGATCTTTGCGTCACCCAAACTCTCCCTCAAGGCTAACTTATAGAATGCCTAAAGTAACTACCAACTTTTACTCCCCATCCCGACCTCTTGGCAGACTTACTCGAACAAGCATCGGCCGTGCCCCTGTGTCCTAGGCCGTCCTCAGTACTGTCATTTTTTAATAGTATTAccatttaaaaaacaatttagCATCAGCCGTCAGGTTTATCACAAAGAAATAGAAATATGCCATAGAGGGACACAATGGACAAGATTAGCTAATGATTTCTGACGGaagttaatcatatcatatgaATGCTACTCTTCAAAAGAAATGGCGAGTCTGGCAATAACTACAAGACTTACAACAGAGGATCATATTCCTATATATCACAAACTATAGGACTGAACTGCCTAACCATTCATATTACATTTCTAAGTTTCTTCATTTCCAAGCATTATACCCTTCCTCCTGGCTTTTCTCACACATGATTTATCAACGATTACAGGAACAGCAAAagcaaatgatttatttatttggtatGTAACATAGAGTAACTTATTTACCTGCTGACATAATTCTGTGTGATGGCAATGGACTCCTCCAAGTTTATCACCAAATGCCACCATCCATTTGGCACAAAGATCACTTCCCCAGCCTTGCAGATGCACTCTATAGGCTTCTTTTTCCAAGTCTTGGTTGCAGCATAAAAGTTCATGAACCATTCAATAATCGAAACAGGGCAAGCGACTTCAGCACCGTCTGGGCTGGGGTGTACTCCAGGCGGAACTACATCAGGTGGAAACAAAACCCACTTCTTGGACCCCTTAATCACCGCATTCCAAGCTGAGGTTGAATTAGGATCTATGTGGAACGACGAGCCAGATCCTGACGGTCCAATTATAATCCATCGATGATCTGGCCTTTCCTTCCCCAAAACACCAAATAAATCTTCTTTGAAGTACTCTGGAACATCATATTCCGATCCCAATCTCGGAACCTTGTCTGCAAATTTGGGGTCAAACAGGTATAATGGTCTCTCCTCTCTTGCCTGATCAGAGTACAAAAAGAACTCCTCAAGCTTCATATCTACAGGCCCAACTGAAAATCTAACATCACCACACAATTGAATCAAATAATCTCTATTCCACTTTTCCCTGGCCACCCAATTATCCAAACATCCCTCCAACAACACAGGCTTATTTGGTTCTTCAAAGTTCAATACAAATTCTTCAACTGAAATCCCTTTTCTTCTAACAATGTTATCTCTTTCGAGCCACTCAGGTTTCATTTCAAGGTTAGCACAAAGCCAACTCTGAAAAAGATGATCAGAATAGAAATCCCTCACTCTCAAACCCGATATGCCAATAACAGAATCATCAAATGAAGGATGAAAAGCAGCTAAATAAGTAGATTTCCAAGTTTTATTATAAAGAAAACCACCTTTAATATTATCCAACACAAGATTCCTCCAAAGAGGCTCATGATTAGCAAAAACATACAACGATTTGCTCACACTAGCCAAAACCCCTAAATGGGTAGCATCGAGGAACCCTAAAACATCAAGAACAAGTTCGTCAGTCAAAGTCTGCATATTACCCAGACCTGTATTTCTCGTGTTAATGGTGCCTGAAGCGAGATAGAGATTTCCTAATGGTTGGACCCCATGATTGGAAGATGTTGCAGAGGATTTGAGGCCGAAACCAAATTCACCGTCCTCTTCTTTGCATTCCCGAATTTGGGACTTTTTGGAAACGGAATTTCGATCTCGAGAAACAGCTTTGCTCTTGATTTTCCTGTCAGtaattttcttgcttttcttcctctttatgGCGCGAGAGAGCAGAGTTTTGGAGCTTAACATTTGTGGAGATCTTCGTGGATCCGATGAAAATGGAAGAAGCTGAAATCTCTGTTGGCCGAGGTTTGCTGGCGCTGCCGCAGGGTTTGGGGGTTTTGGCGACGAAGTTACAAGAATTTGCCGATACTTCTGCCCAAAATGGTTGTTTTGGTTTTGCTGTCTCTCTCTTTaggatttttccttttttttaaaaaaaaaaaaaataccaattcACACCCTAAATTGATATGTTGTCTAAATTAAACACCAACGTATCAATTTATCCTCTCTATGCTGTCAGCTTAGACTATTAATTGATACTTTTACCTACGgccttttttaatataaataattatttaaaaatatttacactttatataaaatggaaaaaatgaaGTACAAAgcacttttttaatttttttttataaaatataaatatttttgagatttttctatttataaaaatttttctaatatataCTCATTCTATTCACACTAAAATTTTGCCTTTTCATAGAAAATTATTTGATGTTGTTAGTTAAGAAAATTTTTAGTACTACAGGAGTGAAAATATTATCTTATTAGATCCAAGAATGTTAACATGACAATCAATTAACGGAATACTAATATTACAGTCAGAGAAAATTTTCCATGTTACGGGAGTATGAAAATTTTTTCTTGTTAGactcatattattattattaaaaaaatgttgatatgacaattaattaattgaagtaGTACTCATATTACCGGTAGTAAAAATTTGCAGTTTtataaaaacatgaaaattCTCTTATTAGactcatatattaattaaagaatGTTGACATAACAACTAATTAATAGAAGTAATTCTCATATTAAAGTTAGTGAAAATTTCTCATATTATGAgagtgaaattttttttaccCATATAATTATTAAAGAACGTCGACTATGACAATCAATTAATCGAAGTAGAAGTTATAGAAGTGGGCTTTGAGAGCCTTTACTTAGGACTTGGCAACATAGATCTCAATTCTCGTACCAACTCCTTCAAGCCATTTGCTGGCACAAGAGGTCCAAAAACATATGGATTTTCGTCCTTAAATGAAAGCTAGCAATCCACAAAATATAAACTACATTTGggtatttaaatcaattcataatagtttttttttttttttttaagatttttaccTAAAAAATCATGTTTGAGTcgtgtttttcaaaaatatctttaattttatatttttccgATAAAGATTtttagtgttattttttataaatttaccttttttatttatttttttattgtcattttttatcattattttgtatgtaattatcatttttcattaattagTCACCTTTTTGAGTCATTTAACGTGCTTTAGATTGGCTTAATAATGGATTGAGATTTCATCTTCtaatacatttttaatctttttttatgtaaaaattctttttaatcATTCTACTTCTTGCTCTTCTTCATCTCCCTCTTCTTGGTCGTAAAaggtttgtgtttttttttctctccattatctaatttcttcatgcattttcttatttctttttcttctactttCTTCATGCACTATTCACCCTCCTCTTCtccatctttattttttttttccttcattttttcaTGTTACTCACATCATTCTTCTTctacaattcttttttttttctccattttcccatgctttcaattttgttttcctCATGCATTCTCTTCTTCCCCCCCAAAACCCTATATATTTCTTCATACATTTCAtcttttttggttttctttggtttttattttttttcagtttcttttgcatattcaataagttttttttcctcaatATTGAAATGGATTAGTTGTAAGTGCTTAAATTTTGtatatacattattatttttagatgcaatatattattttgtatagTGTGTGACACAGAGAACTAGTtgtttatatagttttttttttttttttcatttttatcattttatctTTGACACAAAGAACTAGTTATTTATATACATTTTATACCGTTTGtgtattttgttaattttaggTATACTAAGGTATATATTGATTTTGTTGTTAATATgtttgtattttaaaatatatatgatatatgagctattttaaaaatcattctgcatatatgatttttttatgtaTTGCATTTTATAGGAACTCTTACTGTTCCAATTCTATATACTAAAGTATATATTGATTTTGTTGTTATATCTATTTGTATACTAaggtatatataatatatgagttattttgaaaatatttctgcatatatgatttattatataCTACATTTTATAAGTACTCTTATTGTTTCAATCTTATAAATGAGAGagataattatattaaatacaaagtagCTGAAATAGATTTTCATCATCAAATGTCCTTTACTGAGTTTCAACAATTAGTAGTTAATAAGATGGTAGTGTAAGCAATTGTGGTAACATTGAGATTTTTGCGTGCGTTGGATCAAAGAATTTTATGAAGGATTTGAGATCATAattgaagaacaaacatggttagtggccccaaagTCAATAATCCAAGTAGAATCATCATCATCCACTAAACAGatttccaatacaagtaaatcatatttaccttgtttggccttcttcttttctaccaaatatttgggacagttcctcttccaatgaccattttggttgcaatggaaacagattccttTTGCAGCTCTGATGGGTTTTCTACCCCTATGAGCAGCAACTATGGGGTTAGCTTTCCTCTTTccaccctttttcttcttccactttttagtgCCAGAAGAAGATACAtacttagttctagaggtcgaacctttatggaaccttttagaagatgaagcaacatttgcttcacccttctacTCCTTgattttcaacaaggattggaagaTCTGTAGCTCATTAAGTagagtggtcaggttgtagtcaatcatgttcaaaacagcattgCTATGAAAAtgcaggaaactttcaggtaaagattccagtaTGATGCTAACCTAACTGGATTCATCGATGctcgacccattcatctctactACATTGaattggaccatcatgttgagaacgtgttcttgAACAAATGCTCCTTCTTACATACGAGCATTAAAGATGTGCTTTAGAGCATCATGCCTGAGCTGTGTAGACAGTtatccgaacattcccctcagagactccatgatctcacgagctgtgagcatgggctcatgcttcttgaccaagacttcattaaggcttgccaagatatacgcccGGGCCTTTTTATTCGCTTGTGTCTAACGATCATATGCTTCCCAAACATTTTGAGGAGCATTGGCAATTGGAATGGGAGGACGATCCTTCATCAGGACAAAGTGAAGATTATCGATGATCAGAATTTTGTTGATTGCCAACTAGCGTAAATCTCTCCCGTTAACTATCCGCGGCGAGTAAACGTAAAGTAGTAGTAGCCATTTTAAAGATTTTgctaaaaaagaacaaactattttagtctacTTACATTAAACCGCTTAAGACAACCAATCAAATTCTAgaaaaatagtctagtgtaccctaagttacatttattttgcaacgatgtttcagtgaggtaggacaaaagtcaccgtatggtgatcaagtgccccttcactaaaatgagacatttgaagctctaatggtacttggataattaattaaactttttagttaaattattcaacttccattaactatcggtcactccactaaagaccgacagctgcactcttcccactacagatatatttctatgttcattggatacaaccaatcaataatgcgatgaatcttcacaaattgctcgtaagtacaaccggaccaaattaccatttttcccatgtagttacatttaactccttaagtaccactgattcctttaatgaacaatagtccaactatgaccaagtccctctcggggtaagagagggtgtggccacattgtcCAAGctccgaaattagcccttaagggagcaatttgtCTACTTACCTCAACATcaagaaatgagtgaattttgtcttatttagctgtgttcctaactctccaataagatgaatcctaaaatggtaggcttattgaattggcaatctggtcactctcacccatacaaatcaagggACCACCTTCaggagtaggagttcacaactcactcaggattcaggtcatgtcacctatggtcatccgagtgaaatgtaagtctctactattaacggtgttatataataagactaatcatttcctggtccggtcttatacaaactctttgtataagacacccccgctcacatttctccacgtgaatgatcaaaattagatcatttatagcactttacaacacttgtaacatctacaaaatatcttatattcgtagtgtcacaaggataagatacccatgaaggaactcttatcaaagagaaccagtgagcggaagcaaatcGTTCTAgaccccattgtgaaagaacacacaaatttacaatcaaacagtagcagttatgcataaactttaaattacaacatgttttaagaagaaaatacaaaagatcgagtgaacatacccttgaagaacttttcttctagtATCCCTCAATCAAACTCAACTAAGCgtccaacagcacgaacgcaaACCAGTGAATAGCACGAACTGTAGAATCCTCTAACACAATCGAGTGGAACTCGACCCTTGACCCTCGAACAGCAAATAGACACTACCAcgaggttaccttggtattctcggtgtgagaatccaggagttgtagAGTCtttttggatttggtagaaggaatgaggaattaaacgatcgtgtagacgatcgagcaagtgggagaagacaggaGTTTATCATGTAGACTTaggtacttgatcgtttagtatcgagcgactatcgtatagaaaaactCTATGCACGATCATTTACTCTCTCAAACTATTGTataacttttttcctttttagcgTTCActtatgaaaaaatgaaaacgatttttattttatccatcagttatcaTAACTGATtaaaacttcccactaagttgaTTATTAGGtgaaaaaaccaaaaccaataTCAACATGGTTGTATAGTTCAACATGTAGTGGTGTAAGCGTTGCGAGGCTCATGGTTAAACACAACCACTTTTTTTTAGAACCGTATACCTTGTCTTATAATCAATGAACTTCTTGTCAATCTCGTATATTGCTCTTTCTTTCCTACCAGTTTCATCGGCTAACCAAGGACAGACATAACTCATGGATGCTTTCATTACTTTCAGATGCATCGGGAAAGATCGACTAGGCGTTGGCGGTACCAGGATGGGAGGATTGAATAGATATTTCTTCACTTTGTCAAACGCCCTTTGGcattatctcataattgatttgattttaaatcaatattatatttataacctatagttttaatatcacatctcatgcaatatataaaccatagttctttttctcctacattgcatttaatataaatcatatttatattaattcctccaaataatgtatctaatacatcaaaccaattatatcacatataattgaatcgaTTTAATTATagcatatataatcaaatttcctcttgttaatttgaacatttcaaactaacccaaaaattaattctcaacatgaatccattgagctaccaaggggaccttatgaacctgtagcttgaagctccaacggtacgtgaatagctgactaaactctttaaccacgatgTCCAATATCGTTAacgtcggacactccactaaagactgacagctgcactcttcgcactacaaatatatttttgtgtccatcggatataaccaaccaaaagtacgatgacccttcacaaatcgctcataagtacaactgggctaatttaccattttgcccctatagttacatctaactccttaagtgccactaattcctctaatgaacaatacctcatagtcctactatgagtaaactcTTCccaagccaagagaaggtgtgttgtcatattgttcaagctccgAAATCAACCCtcaaaggagcaatttatctaattaCCCATGCTTCAAGgaagagtgaattccctcttgtgtagctgagttcctaactcctcaaatagacgaatccccaaagtggtaggtttgagtcggcgatctggccactcacactaatgcaaatcaaaggaccgtcctcataggcaagagttcacaactcactcaagattaaggtcatgttacctatggtcatcctagtgaaataaaagtcgtcatgaacagtgttatataacaagactaaacatttcatggttcggtcttatacaaacttctttctatagagcatccccgctcgcatgtctaatacatgaatggtcagtatcagatcatttgtatcactttacaacatttgtaatatctacaaagcggaccacactcgtagcgtcacaaggataaagttttcctcctttatccatatactacagaccatttaagttatcacttaaagcacaatccacttgtatgtctccac contains:
- the LOC120089685 gene encoding F-box protein At5g06550 isoform X1, whose product is MLSSKTLLSRAIKRKKSKKITDRKIKSKAVSRDRNSVSKKSQIRECKEEDGEFGFGLKSSATSSNHGVQPLGNLYLASGTINTRNTGLGNMQTLTDELVLDVLGFLDATHLGVLASVSKSLYVFANHEPLWRNLVLDNIKGGFLYNKTWKSTYLAAFHPSFDDSVIGISGLRVRDFYSDHLFQSWLCANLEMKPEWLERDNIVRRKGISVEEFVLNFEEPNKPVLLEGCLDNWVAREKWNRDYLIQLCGDVRFSVGPVDMKLEEFFLYSDQAREERPLYLFDPKFADKVPRLGSEYDVPEYFKEDLFGVLGKERPDHRWIIIGPSGSGSSFHIDPNSTSAWNAVIKGSKKWVLFPPDVVPPGVHPSPDGAEVACPVSIIEWFMNFYAATKTWKKKPIECICKAGEVIFVPNGWWHLVINLEESIAITQNYVSRRNLLNVLDFLKRPNASMLVSGTKDRVNLYDKFKNAIDASFPGTVDQLARKSEEKATKQKKLSFWDSVADSNAGAFKFSF
- the LOC120089685 gene encoding F-box protein At5g06550 isoform X2, which gives rise to MLSSKTLLSRAIKRKKSKKITDRKIKSKAVSRDRNSVSKKSQIRECKEEDGEFGFGLKSSATSSNHGVQPLGNLYLASGTINTRNTGLGNMQTLTDELVLDVLGFLDATHLGVLASVSKSLYVFANHEPLWRNLVLDNIKGGFLYNKTWKSTYLAAFHPSFDDSVIGISGLRVRDFYSDHLFQSWLCANLEMKPEWLERDNIVRRKGISVEEFVLNFEEPNKPVLLEGCLDNWVAREKWNRDYLIQLCGDVRFSVGPVDMKLEEFFLYSDQAREERPLYLFDPKFADKVPRLGSEYDVPEYFKEDLFGVLGKERPDHRWIIIGPSGSGSSFHIDPNSTSAWNAVIKGSKKWVLFPPDVVPPGVHPSPDGAEVACPVSIIEWFMNFYAATKTWKKKPIECICKAGEVIFVPNGWWHLVINLEESIAITQNYVSSTEDGLGHRGTADACSSKSAKRSGWGVKVGSYFRHSIS